From Sediminibacterium sp. TEGAF015, a single genomic window includes:
- a CDS encoding serine hydroxymethyltransferase, with translation MQRDTLVFDLIRKELERQRHGIELIASENFTSLQVMQAMGNVMTNKYAEGYPGRRYYAGCEIVDQTEQLAIDRLKEIFGVEYANVQPHSGAQANAAVALAVLQPGDATLGLDLSMGGHLTHGSAVNYSGKLYRPHFYGVTREEGLIDYEMLEAKAREVKPKLIYCGASAYSRDWDYARIRKVADEVGALVMADIAHPAGLIAKKLLNSPFEHCHFVTSTTHKTLRGPRGGIIMMQKDFENPWGLKDVKGNIRMMSNLLDMAVFPGIQGGPLQHVIAAKAVAFGEILSDEFLVYQQQVQKNAQAMAKEFVNKGYHIISGGTDNHLMLIDLRNKNISGKKAEQALVQADITANKNMVPFDDKSAFVTSGIRFGVPAITTRGMKEEHMPFVVDAIDKVLMNADDAASITAVRKDVNAFMEQFILYPEMG, from the coding sequence ATGCAGAGAGATACACTGGTTTTTGACCTGATCAGAAAAGAATTAGAAAGACAAAGACACGGAATTGAATTGATTGCTTCAGAAAATTTTACCAGTCTGCAAGTAATGCAGGCCATGGGCAATGTGATGACCAATAAATACGCCGAAGGTTATCCAGGCAGAAGGTATTATGCTGGTTGTGAAATTGTGGACCAAACAGAACAATTGGCCATTGACAGACTAAAAGAAATTTTTGGTGTAGAATATGCCAACGTGCAACCCCATAGTGGAGCTCAGGCAAATGCAGCTGTTGCATTAGCGGTATTGCAACCGGGTGACGCTACCTTAGGCCTTGACCTAAGCATGGGCGGACATTTAACCCATGGCAGTGCAGTAAACTATTCCGGTAAATTGTATCGTCCGCATTTTTATGGTGTTACCAGAGAAGAAGGATTGATTGATTATGAAATGCTGGAAGCCAAAGCCCGCGAAGTAAAACCTAAATTAATTTATTGTGGTGCATCTGCTTACAGCAGAGACTGGGACTATGCCAGAATCAGAAAAGTGGCCGATGAAGTAGGTGCATTGGTAATGGCCGACATTGCGCATCCTGCAGGTTTGATTGCCAAAAAATTATTGAATTCCCCCTTTGAGCATTGTCATTTTGTTACTTCTACTACACACAAAACCTTGCGTGGACCAAGAGGTGGTATCATAATGATGCAGAAGGATTTTGAAAATCCATGGGGATTAAAAGACGTGAAAGGCAATATCAGAATGATGAGCAACTTGCTAGACATGGCGGTTTTCCCGGGCATCCAGGGCGGACCATTGCAGCACGTAATTGCTGCTAAAGCAGTTGCCTTTGGAGAAATCTTATCTGACGAATTTCTGGTTTACCAGCAACAGGTGCAGAAGAATGCACAGGCCATGGCCAAAGAGTTTGTAAACAAAGGCTATCATATCATTAGTGGCGGTACCGATAACCACCTGATGCTGATTGACCTGAGAAATAAAAATATCAGCGGTAAAAAAGCAGAACAGGCATTGGTGCAGGCAGATATTACTGCCAACAAGAATATGGTTCCTTTTGATGATAAATCTGCTTTTGTTACTTCCGGTATTCGCTTTGGCGTTCCTGCCATTACTACCAGAGGAATGAAAGAGGAACATATGCCTTTTGTAGTTGATGCCATTGATAAGGTGTTGATGAATGCAGATGATGCTGCATCAATCACAGCAGTTCGTAAAGACGTAAATGCCTTCATGGAACAATTTATTTTATATCCTGAAATGGGCTAA
- a CDS encoding sugar phosphate nucleotidyltransferase, whose translation MKAIIPVAGAGTKLRPHTYTQPKALIPIAGKTILSFIVDQLRETGIHEFIFIVGYLGEKIQDYVKQTYPDLTTHFVFQNERQGTGHAIELTKSIVGNDEVFVVLGDTICEYDVKEVVDSPYSMLGVKKVDDPRNFGVATIGEDGFIEQVVEKPAIPKSNMALVGLYKIKETHYLFECLHHLFMQDIKTQGEYNLTDALDCMIQRGAKFQSFKVKNWFDCGKKESLLESNATLLKKFGGNIQYIHDFKDTIIIPPVSIAPGCDISHSIIGPHVAIGANTTVKHSIIRDSIIGSYTSLFEVVLDNSLIGSDASVKGLSRSLNIGDNTEIDFG comes from the coding sequence ATGAAAGCGATTATACCCGTAGCAGGAGCAGGAACGAAACTTAGACCCCATACCTATACTCAACCCAAGGCTTTGATTCCAATTGCGGGCAAAACCATTCTGAGCTTTATTGTAGATCAGTTAAGAGAGACGGGAATTCATGAATTTATTTTTATTGTTGGCTATTTAGGGGAAAAAATTCAGGACTATGTTAAACAAACTTATCCTGACCTTACCACTCATTTTGTGTTTCAGAACGAACGTCAGGGAACAGGTCATGCCATTGAATTGACCAAATCCATTGTAGGCAACGATGAGGTTTTTGTGGTGCTGGGAGATACCATTTGCGAATACGATGTAAAAGAAGTAGTAGATAGTCCATATAGCATGCTTGGTGTAAAGAAAGTAGACGACCCCAGAAATTTTGGTGTAGCAACCATTGGCGAAGATGGATTTATAGAACAGGTAGTAGAGAAGCCAGCTATACCCAAGAGCAATATGGCATTGGTAGGATTGTACAAGATTAAGGAAACCCATTACCTCTTTGAGTGTCTACATCATTTGTTCATGCAGGATATTAAAACCCAGGGAGAATACAATTTGACGGATGCCCTGGATTGCATGATACAAAGAGGTGCGAAATTTCAATCCTTCAAAGTGAAAAATTGGTTTGATTGTGGTAAGAAAGAAAGTTTGCTCGAAAGCAATGCTACACTATTAAAAAAGTTTGGGGGCAATATTCAATATATACACGACTTTAAAGACACCATCATCATTCCTCCGGTAAGTATTGCACCGGGTTGCGATATTTCGCACTCCATCATTGGACCGCATGTAGCCATTGGCGCTAATACAACCGTTAAGCACTCCATTATCAGAGATAGCATTATTGGTTCTTATACCAGCTTGTTTGAAGTGGTATTAGACAACTCATTAATTGGTAGTGATGCTTCTGTAAAAGGATTAAGTAGGAGTTTGAATATTGGGGACAATACTGAAATTGATTTTGGATAA
- a CDS encoding SDR family NAD(P)-dependent oxidoreductase, translating to MRKTILITGATAGFGKATAELFAASGWNCIITGRRKERLTELANALSNQYKIDVLPLCFDVQNRKEVFAAIEQLPPQWKSIDVLLNNAGLALGRDSFEAANLDDWETMIDTNLKGLMYVSKAVLPLMIEKKQGHIINIGSTAGKEVYKDGNGYCATKHAVDAISKAMRIDLLPHRIKVTAIHPGAAETEFSLVRFKGDEQKADAVYDGYQALQAKDIADIVHYVAHLPAHVCINDLVVTCLSQANSFYLHK from the coding sequence ATGAGAAAAACGATACTGATTACCGGCGCAACGGCCGGATTTGGAAAAGCCACCGCTGAATTATTTGCCGCATCCGGATGGAACTGCATTATCACTGGCAGAAGAAAAGAAAGATTAACAGAACTAGCAAATGCGTTAAGCAATCAATATAAAATTGATGTACTGCCGCTTTGTTTTGATGTACAAAACAGAAAAGAAGTATTTGCTGCAATAGAACAATTACCTCCACAATGGAAGTCGATTGATGTATTATTGAACAATGCCGGATTGGCGCTGGGAAGAGATTCTTTTGAAGCAGCTAATTTAGACGATTGGGAAACCATGATTGATACCAATCTGAAAGGATTGATGTATGTTTCTAAAGCCGTATTGCCATTGATGATTGAAAAAAAACAAGGTCATATTATTAATATTGGTTCCACTGCAGGAAAAGAAGTATACAAGGACGGAAACGGATACTGTGCTACCAAACACGCGGTAGACGCTATTTCCAAAGCCATGCGCATCGACTTGCTACCACATCGCATTAAAGTAACTGCTATACACCCTGGTGCTGCTGAAACAGAATTTTCTCTGGTTCGTTTTAAAGGGGATGAGCAAAAAGCAGATGCCGTTTATGATGGTTACCAGGCTTTGCAGGCAAAAGACATTGCGGATATCGTTCACTATGTTGCCCATTTACCTGCACATGTTTGCATTAACGATTTAGTAGTAACCTGTTTATCTCAAGCCAATTCATTTTACCTGCACAAATAA
- a CDS encoding PKD domain-containing protein, with translation MCRSFILLILCLLGWVPMQAAHLKGGWIQYEYLGDGTAANSSRYRITVRQYLDCNSNQNQRDGVVHIGIFNGASNALIESRTVPRSGSDNPDKTTYDPCLSSKPRVCYFIDRYTTEIDLPNIAEGYILSVQRCCRISNIANVGAISSTIGVSYTNTIPGIINGTSYAKNSSPLFAQKDTAIVCFNAPFTFDFGATDADGDSLSYNFCTGLTGGSQAVPQPNPSSNPPYAGVPYQPPYTGAFPMSSSVSINPATGLISGIAPSIAGEYIVAVCASEFRNGVKIGETRKEIHIQVADCSLSAADLKPTYITCDGFTLSFQNESPGQVNNYLWDFGVTNSTTDVSTDPTPTYTYADTGTYRLKLKVTNTGGCQDSAFAEVRIYPGFTPDFTITGSCYLNEYTFKDATVSRYGVVNSWRWNFGDNTTSADTSIAKDSAWKYPAPLNTNVSLIVTNSKGCIDTITKPFSVLDKPLLNLAFKDTLICSIDTLPLIANVGAGVVNWTPDISGSLSRISNRNIANPLVYPVDTTRYVVTVNNNGCINSDTVTVNVLDFISVDAGPSAIICQTDTIQLQTVSEALSYQWTSASGSPVDPVKFPRLAPLQDETYYVTANLGYCQARDSVKIRVAPYPRVNVGPDTTICFGSRLNLPASIVGASYRWSPTNSMINANTLNPLAGPSRTTSYILTVTDTLGCNKPVTDTIVVRVVPPINVNAGSDTVALPDQPLQLNASGNGSFSWTPLTGISNPTVSNPILTLAAGTDSITYRVRVTGEAGCYGEDEITVRVFSGGPQLFIPTAFTPNADGRNDVLKPVAVGITQLVYFSIFNRWGQQIFYTNELNKGWDGTFKGEPQPAGTYVFQAEGIDYLGNRVYKKGTAVLIR, from the coding sequence ATGTGTAGGAGTTTTATTTTGTTGATTTTGTGTTTGCTAGGATGGGTTCCAATGCAGGCTGCCCATTTAAAAGGGGGCTGGATTCAATATGAATACCTCGGTGATGGAACAGCGGCGAATAGTAGTCGATACAGAATAACTGTAAGACAATATTTGGATTGCAATTCAAACCAAAACCAGCGAGATGGGGTAGTTCATATTGGCATTTTCAATGGAGCATCTAATGCCTTGATAGAATCAAGAACGGTTCCCCGAAGCGGCTCAGACAATCCGGACAAAACCACTTATGACCCTTGTTTAAGTTCCAAACCAAGGGTATGTTATTTCATTGATAGATACACAACTGAAATTGATTTGCCGAATATTGCAGAAGGGTATATTTTATCTGTTCAACGCTGTTGTAGAATTTCCAATATCGCCAATGTAGGAGCTATTTCATCCACCATTGGTGTGAGCTACACCAATACAATTCCTGGCATAATTAATGGTACAAGCTATGCTAAAAACAGCAGCCCTCTTTTTGCACAAAAAGATACAGCAATCGTTTGTTTCAATGCTCCTTTTACTTTTGATTTTGGGGCTACTGATGCAGACGGCGATAGTCTCTCCTATAATTTTTGTACTGGTTTAACGGGGGGTAGTCAAGCAGTTCCTCAACCGAATCCATCCTCGAATCCACCCTACGCTGGCGTACCTTACCAACCCCCCTACACAGGCGCATTCCCAATGTCCTCTTCAGTTTCTATCAATCCTGCAACTGGTTTAATCTCTGGCATTGCACCTTCTATTGCTGGTGAATACATTGTAGCCGTTTGTGCCAGTGAATTCAGAAACGGGGTTAAAATTGGAGAGACAAGAAAAGAAATTCATATTCAGGTGGCCGATTGCTCTCTGTCTGCTGCCGATTTAAAACCCACTTATATCACTTGCGATGGATTCACGCTAAGTTTTCAAAATGAGTCTCCTGGACAGGTAAATAATTATCTCTGGGATTTTGGTGTTACGAATAGCACAACGGATGTTTCCACAGACCCCACGCCAACTTATACTTATGCTGATACAGGTACTTATCGTTTAAAATTAAAAGTAACCAACACAGGTGGTTGTCAGGATTCTGCATTCGCCGAAGTGCGCATTTATCCGGGATTTACACCCGACTTTACCATTACCGGATCATGCTATTTAAATGAATATACTTTTAAAGACGCCACTGTAAGCCGATATGGTGTAGTGAATAGCTGGCGTTGGAATTTTGGAGACAATACCACTTCAGCTGATACCTCCATTGCAAAAGACAGTGCATGGAAATACCCAGCACCTTTAAATACCAATGTATCCCTGATTGTAACCAATAGTAAAGGATGTATTGATACCATAACCAAACCTTTTTCGGTATTGGATAAACCTTTGCTGAATCTAGCTTTTAAAGACACATTGATTTGCAGCATTGATACGCTTCCGCTGATAGCCAATGTGGGCGCAGGTGTTGTTAACTGGACACCGGATATTAGTGGCAGTTTGTCCAGAATTTCCAATAGAAATATTGCTAACCCATTGGTATATCCGGTAGATACAACCCGCTATGTAGTAACTGTTAACAACAACGGGTGCATTAATAGTGATACCGTTACCGTAAACGTACTCGATTTTATTTCGGTGGATGCAGGACCATCTGCCATCATTTGTCAGACAGATACCATTCAATTGCAAACCGTAAGTGAAGCACTGAGTTATCAGTGGACTTCTGCCTCAGGGTCGCCGGTTGACCCCGTTAAATTTCCCAGGCTGGCTCCTTTGCAGGATGAAACCTATTATGTTACAGCCAATCTGGGTTACTGTCAGGCAAGGGATTCTGTAAAGATCAGGGTGGCGCCTTATCCACGCGTTAATGTTGGGCCTGATACCACTATTTGTTTTGGTAGCCGGTTAAATTTGCCCGCTTCTATTGTGGGTGCTTCATACAGATGGTCACCTACCAATTCCATGATTAACGCCAATACCCTGAATCCATTGGCCGGACCTTCCAGAACAACTAGCTACATATTAACCGTAACAGATACGCTAGGATGTAATAAGCCGGTAACAGATACGATTGTTGTGCGAGTAGTTCCTCCTATAAATGTTAATGCAGGATCAGATACCGTGGCATTGCCCGATCAACCACTGCAACTCAATGCAAGCGGCAACGGAAGTTTTAGCTGGACTCCGCTTACCGGAATTTCTAATCCAACTGTGTCCAATCCAATTCTTACCCTGGCCGCTGGTACTGATTCTATTACTTACCGTGTAAGAGTAACAGGAGAAGCGGGTTGTTATGGAGAAGATGAAATTACCGTCCGTGTTTTTTCAGGAGGACCGCAACTCTTTATCCCGACAGCGTTCACGCCCAATGCAGATGGAAGAAACGATGTACTCAAACCTGTTGCTGTAGGGATAACGCAATTGGTATACTTCTCCATTTTCAATCGCTGGGGACAACAGATATTTTATACCAATGAACTCAATAAAGGATGGGACGGAACTTTTAAAGGAGAGCCCCAGCCCGCCGGCACTTATGTTTTTCAGGCAGAGGGCATTGACTACTTAGGCAACCGTGTTTATAAAAAAGGAACAGCGGTACTCATTAGATAG
- a CDS encoding DUF4293 domain-containing protein: protein MLQRIQSIWLLLAASLSGLSTQFSFFSGNRMNTTTNEKEWVEYTALQGSITTLIAIALAVAALVAIFMYKDRKRQLMVTLALLIVSGIQIALYYSASNGFTESKTDLTSLISFAVPVFFLLAAVGIYKDEQLVKNADRLR, encoded by the coding sequence ATGTTACAAAGAATTCAAAGTATCTGGTTATTGTTAGCCGCCAGCCTGAGTGGATTGAGTACACAGTTTTCTTTTTTCAGCGGGAACAGAATGAACACCACTACCAACGAAAAAGAATGGGTAGAATATACAGCACTTCAAGGTAGCATCACTACACTGATTGCTATTGCCCTGGCAGTGGCTGCGCTGGTAGCTATTTTTATGTACAAGGATCGCAAAAGACAATTGATGGTTACGCTTGCGTTGCTGATAGTATCTGGTATTCAGATTGCCTTGTATTACAGCGCCAGCAATGGGTTCACCGAATCTAAAACAGACCTGACCTCCCTGATTAGTTTTGCTGTACCGGTTTTCTTTTTACTTGCTGCCGTTGGAATTTACAAAGATGAGCAACTGGTAAAAAACGCCGATCGGCTTAGGTAA
- a CDS encoding RNA polymerase sigma factor, translating to MRTLDHASDTELIRAFQDGDTDAFETLIYRYKDKIFSSILFFVKDTYLAEDLFQDVFIKIIDTLKNKRYTEEGKFLPWALRISHNLCVDYFRKVKRTPAIKTSDNKDIFDVLQISEEGPDGKIMQGQSHDRVRKMLDLLPEEQREIIVLRHYANLSFKEIAEITNCSINTALGRMRYGLINLRKMMVEKQIAL from the coding sequence ATGAGAACATTAGACCATGCGTCTGATACAGAACTGATACGGGCATTTCAAGACGGGGACACCGATGCATTTGAAACCCTTATCTACCGATACAAGGACAAAATATTTTCTTCCATTTTGTTCTTTGTAAAAGACACTTATCTGGCTGAAGATTTATTCCAGGACGTGTTTATCAAGATCATCGATACCCTGAAAAATAAGCGCTATACAGAAGAAGGCAAGTTCTTACCATGGGCTTTGAGAATCTCTCACAACCTTTGCGTAGACTACTTCAGAAAAGTTAAGCGTACCCCTGCCATTAAAACCAGTGATAACAAAGACATCTTTGATGTACTGCAGATTTCTGAAGAAGGTCCGGATGGCAAGATTATGCAAGGTCAAAGCCACGACAGAGTGAGAAAAATGCTGGATCTTTTACCTGAAGAACAAAGAGAAATTATTGTGCTAAGACACTATGCCAACCTAAGCTTTAAGGAAATAGCTGAAATTACCAATTGCAGCATCAATACCGCTTTAGGCAGAATGCGCTACGGTTTAATCAACCTTAGAAAAATGATGGTAGAAAAACAAATCGCTTTATAG
- a CDS encoding NAD(P)H-dependent flavin oxidoreductase, giving the protein MQFIGQPNRITALLGIQYPIIQAGMIWASGWKLASAVSNAGGLGIIGAGSMYPDVLREHIRQCKTATANPFAVNIPLLYPDLDQLIQIIIEEKVPIVFTSAGNPKTYTGLFKSHGIKVVHVVSSSKFALKAQEAGCDAVVAEGFEAGGHNGREETTTLVLIPAVRKKITIPLIAAGGIATGQQMYAAIALGADGVQVGSRFVCTPEASSHIHFKEAVVAAGEGDTQLSLKKLVPVRLLKNEFFQQVADAEKRGADEAELSHLLGRARAKKGMFEGDLKEGELEIGQVAALIHEIKPAADIVAEMIEEYNNCLGQMPRL; this is encoded by the coding sequence ATGCAATTCATCGGCCAACCCAATAGAATTACCGCTTTACTAGGCATTCAATATCCCATCATACAAGCAGGGATGATTTGGGCCAGCGGATGGAAACTGGCCAGTGCAGTCAGCAATGCCGGAGGTCTTGGTATTATTGGTGCCGGCTCTATGTACCCCGATGTTTTAAGAGAACATATCCGTCAATGCAAAACAGCCACTGCTAATCCCTTTGCTGTTAATATTCCTTTATTGTATCCCGATTTAGATCAGTTGATACAAATTATCATTGAAGAAAAAGTTCCGATTGTTTTTACCAGTGCTGGAAATCCAAAAACTTATACGGGACTTTTTAAATCGCATGGCATTAAAGTGGTGCATGTAGTCAGCAGTTCTAAGTTTGCTTTGAAGGCACAGGAAGCCGGTTGTGATGCGGTTGTGGCAGAAGGTTTTGAAGCAGGTGGACACAACGGTAGAGAAGAAACAACTACTTTGGTTTTGATTCCAGCTGTGCGCAAAAAAATTACAATTCCGTTGATTGCTGCAGGAGGCATTGCAACTGGTCAGCAAATGTATGCGGCCATTGCCCTGGGAGCAGATGGCGTTCAGGTAGGTAGTCGCTTTGTTTGTACACCCGAAGCATCTTCGCATATTCATTTTAAAGAAGCGGTAGTTGCTGCCGGCGAAGGAGATACCCAATTGAGTTTGAAAAAATTGGTGCCTGTTCGACTATTAAAAAATGAATTCTTTCAGCAAGTAGCAGATGCAGAAAAACGCGGAGCCGATGAAGCGGAACTTTCTCATTTACTGGGAAGAGCGCGCGCTAAAAAAGGCATGTTCGAAGGAGACCTGAAAGAAGGGGAATTGGAAATTGGTCAGGTAGCGGCTTTAATCCATGAAATAAAACCAGCGGCTGATATTGTTGCAGAAATGATTGAAGAGTACAATAACTGCTTGGGTCAGATGCCCCGGCTTTAG
- the uvrA gene encoding excinuclease ABC subunit UvrA — protein sequence MAKSKNTAAVSKTIEKPALGSSDILVHGARTHNLKNVTVSFPRNKLIVVTGVSGSGKSSLTIDTLFAEGQRRYAESLSAYARQFMSRMVKPDVDYIKGLCPAIAIEQKVITRTPRSTVGSMTEIYDYLRLLYARVGKTISPVSGKEVRKDEVADVLQAVQALSEGDKIVFLVAFQQHANREIREELNILMQKGFSRMFLMQKGQPGKPVRIEELLDMTDAALTKEWKLHAASYYVLVDRFVVKPLEEEDLHRLADSIGTAFFEGHGKMMLEINGAQILHFSNQFEADGMVFEEPSPNLFSFNNPYGACPVCEGFGQVLGIDQDLVIPDKRLSLYENAVAPWKGEKMGWWKEQFMKGTAKTGFPIHKPIMDLTDTQLEQLWNGVGNALGIHDFFKEVEQNLYKVQYRVLLSRYRGRTTCTSCNGYRLREDALYVKIRGKHIAELCNMPVADVKQWIDGIQWTEHEYAIGKRILLEVHQRLQTLLDVGLGYLTLDRLANTLSGGESQRIQLTRNLGSNLTNSLYILDEPSIGLHSRDTERLIGVLKSLRDLGNTVVVVEHDELMMREADYIIDMGPLASHLGGEVVASGGYATIIKDSNSLTGKYLSGQMQIQVPKTLRKWNSSIKVEGARQHNLKDITVEFPLHCFCVVAGVSGSGKTTLVKQILYPGIQKIKGEAAEKVGLHKAITGDIDSIAHIEMIDQQPIGKSSRSNPITYIKAYDAIRDLFAKQGLAKMRGFQPKHFSFNVDGGRCDTCKGEGETIVEMQFLADVHLTCESCGGKRFKEEVLEVKYQQASIHDVLEMSVDEAFEFFKEEKQIQKAIKTLQDVGLGYIKLGQSSNTLSGGEAQRVKLASFLGKGKGIGHVLFIFDEPTTGLHFHDIQKLLNSFNALIEQGHSLIVIEHNTDVLKSADWLIELGPEAGDKGGELVYAGIPAGIKACKKSITAPFIVL from the coding sequence ATGGCAAAGAGCAAAAACACAGCAGCAGTAAGCAAAACCATTGAAAAGCCAGCATTGGGATCTTCTGATATATTGGTACATGGTGCTAGAACCCATAACCTGAAAAACGTTACCGTCTCGTTTCCCCGAAATAAACTCATTGTGGTAACTGGTGTATCGGGAAGCGGTAAATCTTCCTTAACCATTGATACTTTGTTTGCAGAAGGGCAAAGACGATATGCAGAAAGTTTAAGTGCCTATGCCAGACAGTTTATGTCTCGCATGGTAAAGCCGGATGTAGATTATATTAAGGGATTGTGTCCTGCCATTGCCATTGAACAGAAAGTTATTACCAGAACCCCACGCAGCACAGTGGGCAGTATGACTGAGATTTATGATTACCTGCGTTTATTATATGCAAGAGTGGGAAAAACCATCTCTCCTGTTAGCGGAAAGGAAGTAAGAAAAGATGAAGTGGCAGATGTGTTGCAAGCGGTACAGGCTTTATCGGAGGGAGATAAAATTGTTTTTCTAGTAGCTTTTCAACAGCATGCCAACCGGGAAATAAGGGAGGAACTGAATATATTAATGCAAAAAGGTTTTTCCAGAATGTTCCTGATGCAGAAAGGCCAACCGGGAAAACCAGTGCGCATAGAAGAGCTGCTCGACATGACAGATGCCGCATTGACCAAAGAATGGAAATTGCATGCTGCCAGCTATTATGTATTGGTTGATCGCTTTGTGGTAAAACCTTTGGAAGAAGAAGACCTGCATCGCCTAGCAGATTCAATAGGTACAGCGTTTTTTGAAGGTCATGGGAAAATGATGCTTGAAATAAATGGAGCGCAGATCCTGCATTTCAGCAATCAGTTTGAAGCAGATGGGATGGTATTTGAAGAGCCCAGTCCCAATTTGTTTTCATTTAATAATCCTTATGGAGCCTGTCCGGTTTGTGAAGGTTTTGGACAAGTATTGGGCATAGATCAGGATCTAGTTATTCCCGACAAAAGATTGTCATTGTATGAGAATGCAGTTGCACCCTGGAAGGGAGAGAAAATGGGATGGTGGAAAGAACAGTTTATGAAAGGAACAGCTAAAACTGGCTTTCCCATTCACAAGCCCATCATGGATTTAACTGACACGCAATTGGAGCAGTTGTGGAATGGGGTAGGCAATGCGCTGGGTATTCATGATTTTTTTAAGGAAGTAGAACAGAACTTATATAAAGTACAATACAGGGTATTGTTGAGCAGGTACAGAGGAAGAACTACCTGTACTTCCTGCAACGGATATCGTTTAAGAGAAGATGCATTGTATGTAAAAATCAGGGGCAAGCATATTGCTGAACTATGCAATATGCCTGTTGCAGATGTAAAACAATGGATAGATGGTATTCAGTGGACCGAACATGAATATGCCATTGGGAAAAGAATTTTACTGGAAGTACATCAGCGTCTGCAAACCTTACTGGATGTGGGTTTGGGCTATTTAACACTGGACAGATTGGCCAATACCCTGAGTGGCGGCGAAAGTCAGCGTATCCAGCTCACCCGAAATCTGGGAAGCAACCTGACTAACTCATTGTATATATTGGATGAACCCTCTATTGGTTTGCATTCAAGAGATACGGAGCGGTTGATTGGGGTGTTAAAATCACTTCGTGATTTAGGAAATACTGTAGTGGTGGTGGAACACGATGAACTCATGATGCGTGAAGCAGATTATATTATTGATATGGGACCATTGGCTTCCCATCTGGGAGGAGAAGTGGTAGCCAGCGGGGGTTATGCCACCATTATTAAAGACAGCAATAGCTTAACAGGAAAGTACCTGAGTGGGCAGATGCAAATACAGGTGCCCAAAACACTGCGTAAGTGGAACAGCAGTATTAAAGTAGAAGGAGCCAGACAACATAATTTAAAAGACATAACAGTAGAATTTCCTTTGCATTGTTTTTGTGTAGTTGCAGGTGTGAGCGGCAGTGGAAAAACTACTTTGGTTAAACAGATTCTGTATCCGGGCATACAGAAAATAAAAGGAGAAGCTGCGGAGAAAGTAGGTTTGCACAAAGCCATTACAGGGGACATAGATAGCATTGCCCATATAGAAATGATAGACCAGCAACCGATTGGTAAATCTTCACGTAGTAATCCAATTACCTATATCAAAGCGTATGATGCTATTAGAGATTTATTTGCGAAGCAGGGGCTGGCCAAAATGCGCGGATTTCAGCCCAAACACTTTTCCTTCAATGTAGACGGGGGACGCTGTGATACCTGCAAGGGAGAAGGCGAAACCATTGTTGAAATGCAGTTTCTGGCAGATGTACATTTAACCTGCGAGTCTTGCGGAGGTAAACGATTCAAAGAAGAAGTGCTGGAAGTAAAATACCAGCAGGCATCTATTCACGATGTACTGGAAATGAGTGTAGACGAAGCATTTGAATTCTTTAAAGAAGAAAAGCAAATTCAGAAAGCCATCAAAACCTTACAGGATGTAGGGCTGGGTTATATTAAACTGGGGCAGAGCAGCAATACGCTTAGTGGTGGGGAAGCACAGCGCGTAAAGCTGGCCAGCTTTTTAGGAAAGGGGAAAGGTATTGGGCATGTGCTCTTTATTTTTGATGAACCCACCACTGGTCTGCATTTTCACGATATTCAAAAATTACTCAACTCATTCAATGCACTGATTGAACAAGGCCACTCATTAATTGTGATTGAACACAATACTGATGTACTGAAGTCTGCGGATTGGTTGATTGAATTGGGCCCCGAAGCAGGAGATAAGGGAGGTGAATTGGTTTATGCAGGTATTCCGGCTGGCATAAAAGCTTGTAAGAAAAGTATAACGGCGCCATTTATTGTATTATAA